A part of Sulfurimonas sp. HSL-1716 genomic DNA contains:
- the fliW gene encoding flagellar assembly protein FliW yields the protein MTYEVKTEILGFENISSMEFIEVDNLFATIKSNGEPISFTLVNPYLLREYSFDLPNSAKVLLGIDETSNILVYNIMVVQNPLNESRVNFLAPIIFNKDKGLMGQITLRAADYPNFGFAEELKTFMIAA from the coding sequence ATGACTTACGAAGTAAAAACAGAGATACTCGGCTTTGAGAATATCAGCAGTATGGAGTTTATAGAAGTAGATAATCTTTTTGCGACTATTAAAAGTAACGGAGAACCTATCTCTTTTACATTGGTGAATCCCTATCTTTTAAGAGAGTATTCGTTCGATCTGCCAAATTCGGCAAAAGTTCTGCTCGGGATCGATGAAACGTCAAATATTTTAGTCTATAACATCATGGTCGTCCAAAATCCTTTGAACGAGTCAAGAGTTAACTTTCTGGCACCGATCATTTTCAATAAAGACAAAGGTTTGATGGGTCAGATCACTCTTCGTGCTGCGGATTACCCGAACTTTGGATTCGCTGAAGAATTAAAAACTTTTATGATAGCGGCATAA
- a CDS encoding valine--tRNA ligase gives MSTNSYEPGKIEDRFYKLWENRGYFEIDGNKAIQEDDKKFAIMMPPPNVTGSLHIGHALTFTLQDIITRYKRMDGYKTLWQPGTDHAGIATQNVVEKQIMAEGKTKEELGREEFLKRAWKWKEFSGNTMVSQLRKLGVSPAWKRERFTMDAGLQKSVREAFVHLYNEGLIIRGNYMVNWCTHDGALSDIEVEYEEHQGNFYHMKYPFADGSGEITVATTRPETYFGDTAVMVHPEDERYKHLIGKKVKLPLTEREIPIIADSYVDMEFGTGMVKVTPAHDPNDYEVGKRHDLEFITVFDENGILNDFAGEFKGLERLAARSSIVKRLDEEGFMAKVEEHTHQVGHCYRCKNVVEPYISKQWFIRSEIANKSIEKTNDGLAKFFPPHWINSYNSWMGELRDWCISRQLWWGHQIPVFYCSSCDHEWASIDEHPTQCPKCASKEFAQDPDVLDTWFSSALWPFSTLGWGNGDSEMDRLFETDDLKEFYPNSLLITGFDILFFWVARMMMMGETFMDKLPFEHIYLHALVRDENGDKMSKSKGNVIDPLDTINDYSADILRFTLAISAAQGRDIRMSNDKLEQTRNFTNKLYNAAKYLQMNAQTFPDINGFCMDTNLGKYMVSRLNMATKEVRAYLDEYRFNDAATVLYRFLWNEFCDWGIELSKADKASIIELGAIFKEAMRLLHPFMPFITEYLYQELSGKELEDTESIMISKFPTKTKKREKEEAKFEIIMDAIISIRRAKVLVDMANQKIAKAYVKIDGATEKDKEMMKPYIEKLAKVEEIEFCDSKIADAVSDIGEKCEVFIPTASIDLSPIISRLEKQSEKLEKEIAKLNGMLNNERFVANAPEDVLAKNREALADAQSKQEKVIEQLNSLKS, from the coding sequence ATGTCCACCAACAGCTATGAACCCGGCAAAATAGAAGATAGATTTTATAAACTTTGGGAAAACAGAGGCTATTTTGAGATAGACGGAAACAAAGCCATCCAAGAAGATGATAAAAAATTCGCAATCATGATGCCTCCTCCAAACGTCACGGGAAGTCTTCACATCGGTCATGCGCTTACATTCACGCTGCAAGATATTATCACCAGATATAAAAGAATGGACGGATATAAGACCCTGTGGCAGCCGGGAACCGATCATGCGGGGATCGCTACGCAAAACGTTGTGGAAAAACAGATCATGGCCGAAGGAAAAACAAAAGAGGAACTCGGACGAGAAGAGTTCTTAAAACGTGCTTGGAAGTGGAAAGAGTTCAGCGGTAATACTATGGTTTCTCAGCTACGTAAACTTGGAGTTTCTCCTGCTTGGAAACGTGAGAGATTTACAATGGATGCGGGTCTGCAAAAATCGGTTCGTGAAGCGTTTGTCCACCTCTACAACGAAGGGCTTATCATCCGCGGAAACTACATGGTCAACTGGTGTACGCATGACGGCGCGCTCAGCGACATCGAAGTGGAGTACGAAGAACATCAGGGAAACTTCTACCATATGAAATACCCGTTTGCAGACGGCAGCGGAGAGATCACCGTAGCAACGACGAGACCTGAAACATACTTCGGAGATACAGCTGTCATGGTACATCCCGAAGATGAAAGGTACAAACACCTCATCGGAAAAAAAGTCAAACTGCCTTTAACTGAGCGAGAGATCCCTATCATTGCGGACAGCTACGTTGATATGGAATTTGGAACGGGTATGGTAAAAGTGACCCCTGCACATGATCCAAACGACTACGAAGTTGGAAAACGTCACGACTTGGAGTTCATCACGGTATTTGACGAAAACGGAATACTTAACGATTTTGCCGGCGAATTCAAAGGTTTGGAGCGTCTTGCCGCACGCAGCTCTATCGTAAAACGTCTCGATGAAGAAGGGTTTATGGCAAAGGTCGAAGAGCATACGCATCAAGTGGGACACTGTTACCGCTGTAAAAACGTGGTCGAGCCGTACATCTCAAAACAGTGGTTCATTAGAAGTGAGATCGCTAACAAATCTATCGAGAAGACAAATGATGGTCTTGCGAAATTTTTTCCTCCTCACTGGATCAACAGCTATAACTCTTGGATGGGCGAACTGCGTGACTGGTGTATCTCCCGTCAGCTTTGGTGGGGACATCAGATACCGGTATTTTACTGCTCTTCTTGCGACCATGAGTGGGCAAGTATAGATGAACATCCAACGCAGTGTCCAAAATGTGCTTCAAAAGAGTTTGCACAAGACCCTGACGTCCTAGATACATGGTTCTCATCTGCGCTTTGGCCTTTCTCAACTCTTGGATGGGGTAACGGCGACAGCGAGATGGACAGACTGTTTGAGACTGACGATTTAAAAGAGTTCTACCCGAACTCTCTTCTTATCACAGGCTTTGACATCCTTTTCTTCTGGGTCGCAAGAATGATGATGATGGGTGAAACGTTTATGGATAAGCTGCCGTTTGAGCATATCTACCTACATGCACTTGTCCGCGATGAGAACGGCGATAAAATGAGCAAATCAAAAGGCAACGTGATTGATCCTCTTGACACCATCAACGACTATAGTGCAGACATCCTGCGCTTTACTCTGGCTATCAGTGCGGCGCAGGGGCGCGACATCCGTATGAGCAATGATAAACTGGAGCAGACCCGTAACTTTACCAACAAGCTCTACAATGCGGCCAAATATCTGCAGATGAATGCCCAAACCTTCCCGGATATCAACGGTTTTTGTATGGACACGAATCTGGGAAAATATATGGTCTCACGCCTAAACATGGCAACAAAAGAGGTTCGTGCATATTTGGATGAATACAGATTCAACGATGCTGCTACGGTACTGTACAGATTTTTATGGAACGAATTCTGCGACTGGGGTATCGAACTCTCTAAGGCAGACAAAGCTTCCATAATCGAACTTGGAGCGATATTCAAAGAAGCGATGAGACTTCTGCATCCGTTTATGCCTTTTATCACAGAGTATCTCTATCAGGAACTTTCAGGCAAAGAGCTCGAAGACACCGAATCTATCATGATCTCAAAATTTCCTACAAAAACAAAAAAACGCGAAAAAGAGGAAGCCAAATTTGAAATCATCATGGATGCCATCATATCTATCAGACGTGCAAAAGTTCTCGTGGATATGGCAAACCAGAAGATCGCCAAAGCGTATGTGAAAATAGACGGTGCAACCGAAAAAGACAAAGAGATGATGAAACCATACATTGAAAAACTCGCGAAAGTCGAAGAGATAGAGTTCTGCGATAGCAAAATAGCCGATGCGGTAAGCGATATCGGCGAAAAATGCGAGGTGTTCATTCCGACTGCTTCCATAGACCTCTCTCCTATCATCTCGCGTTTAGAAAAACAGAGCGAGAAGCTTGAAAAAGAGATAGCGAAATTAAACGGTATGTTAAACAACGAAAGATTCGTTGCCAACGCTCCCGAGGACGTACTCGCCAAAAACCGTGAAGCCCTTGCAGACGCGCAAAGCAAGCAGGAAAAGGTGATAGAGCAGCTTAACTCGCTAAAATCTTGA
- a CDS encoding SulP family inorganic anion transporter yields the protein MFDIRKYDTSNIKNDILSGLVVAVALVPEAIAFSFIVNVSPIVGLYTAFILGLVTALIGGKPGMISGATGSVAVVLVGLTLEARSLLVSQGLSGNELAFGVLQYITLAAILAGLIQIAAGVLKLGKFIRLVPLPAIYGFVNGLAIVIAMAQFKFFHGQGYAMYLLVAVTMLIMYFLPKFTKAVPSGLVAIIALTVGVYYLHIDTMLVGDMANLSAFKGQLPSFYIPDTILSFEAFKMVLPYAFIVAMVGLIESLLTLSVLDEMSDTRGSGNKECIALGTGNLTCGLFGAMPGCAMIGQSIINFTSGGLGRLSSVTAAIGLMVLVASLTDTLNIIPIAVLVGIMFMVSIGTFEWSSFSHLKHMPREDAFIVVSVTLITIFADLATAVIAGVIISALVFAWKHARIYAKVSFTDDGTKIYELDGPLFFASSSSFMDIFDVDDDSQRVILEFKNARVMDSSGVEAINVITKKYEDAGKTLMLRHLSRDCKNLLIAAGRHCTFIEADDDPTYKVAYNY from the coding sequence TTGTTCGATATAAGAAAATACGACACCTCCAACATCAAAAACGATATACTCTCGGGACTTGTCGTCGCCGTCGCACTCGTTCCTGAAGCTATTGCTTTTTCATTCATAGTCAACGTCAGTCCAATAGTCGGTCTCTACACCGCTTTTATACTCGGTCTTGTTACCGCGCTTATCGGCGGAAAACCGGGTATGATAAGCGGAGCAACAGGCTCGGTCGCGGTAGTTCTTGTAGGGCTTACGCTCGAGGCCCGTTCTTTGCTAGTTTCACAGGGCCTCAGCGGCAACGAGCTTGCCTTTGGAGTATTGCAGTATATAACGCTCGCTGCAATTCTTGCCGGTCTTATCCAAATAGCTGCCGGTGTCTTGAAGCTGGGTAAATTTATCCGTTTGGTTCCCCTGCCTGCGATCTACGGCTTTGTCAACGGACTTGCCATCGTGATCGCTATGGCACAGTTCAAGTTCTTTCATGGACAGGGATATGCGATGTATCTTCTTGTTGCCGTCACGATGCTCATCATGTATTTTTTACCAAAGTTCACAAAAGCGGTGCCCTCAGGGCTTGTTGCGATCATCGCTCTTACCGTAGGCGTCTACTATCTGCATATAGATACGATGCTTGTAGGAGATATGGCAAATCTAAGCGCCTTTAAGGGACAGCTTCCTTCATTTTATATTCCCGATACTATTCTTAGTTTTGAAGCTTTCAAGATGGTTCTTCCATATGCCTTTATAGTGGCGATGGTCGGTCTTATAGAATCGCTTCTGACGCTTTCAGTTCTTGATGAGATGAGCGATACCAGAGGAAGCGGAAACAAAGAGTGTATCGCCCTTGGAACAGGAAACCTTACCTGCGGACTCTTTGGCGCTATGCCGGGATGCGCGATGATCGGCCAGTCCATCATCAATTTTACTTCAGGCGGTCTCGGACGGCTTTCGAGTGTTACGGCGGCGATCGGATTGATGGTGCTCGTCGCGTCACTTACAGACACGCTCAATATCATCCCTATCGCAGTACTTGTCGGGATCATGTTTATGGTAAGCATCGGAACGTTCGAGTGGAGCAGTTTCTCTCACCTAAAACATATGCCTCGCGAAGATGCTTTTATCGTCGTCTCCGTGACGCTTATCACTATCTTTGCGGATCTAGCCACCGCCGTGATAGCCGGAGTCATCATCTCTGCACTCGTATTTGCATGGAAACATGCACGCATCTACGCAAAAGTAAGTTTTACAGACGATGGAACAAAGATCTACGAACTCGACGGTCCGCTGTTTTTTGCTTCATCCTCTTCATTTATGGATATTTTCGATGTCGACGATGACAGCCAAAGAGTGATACTGGAGTTCAAAAATGCCCGAGTCATGGACTCATCGGGCGTTGAAGCGATAAACGTCATAACGAAAAAATATGAAGATGCCGGAAAAACGCTTATGCTTCGTCATCTAAGCCGTGACTGCAAAAATCTGCTGATTGCAGCGGGAAGACACTGCACCTTTATAGAAGCCGACGACGACCCGACATATAAAGTGGCATATAATTACTAA
- the flgH gene encoding flagellar basal body L-ring protein FlgH: MIKIVFFGLYVILLFSGCTANLTDPEINFKPPKYVEEMPPKQDQKDYASEGSIFGKGDNPLFSDHKAMHVNDIVTIVISEATQSSNTGTKALSKSDTSTLGGGIFAANGGNPAVSAYANKLNGLTNIGFTGATTSAYTGSGSSTKDASFTTTVSARVIKVLENGNYFISGKREILIDDQKQIIQVSGVIRPYDISQNNQISSSQMSDAKILYKSEGDVDRATKQGWGTKIIQSIWPF; the protein is encoded by the coding sequence ATGATTAAAATAGTATTTTTCGGTTTGTATGTTATACTGTTATTTAGCGGTTGTACGGCTAACCTGACCGATCCGGAGATAAATTTCAAGCCTCCCAAATATGTTGAAGAGATGCCTCCAAAACAGGATCAAAAAGATTATGCTTCAGAGGGAAGTATATTCGGAAAAGGGGACAATCCTCTCTTTTCGGATCATAAAGCGATGCATGTCAACGACATCGTGACGATCGTGATCTCTGAGGCTACACAAAGCAGCAATACCGGTACCAAAGCACTTTCAAAAAGTGATACGAGCACCCTTGGAGGAGGCATTTTTGCGGCAAACGGAGGAAATCCCGCCGTATCGGCCTATGCAAACAAGCTAAACGGATTGACGAACATAGGCTTTACGGGTGCTACGACCTCCGCATATACCGGTTCGGGATCTTCGACCAAAGATGCTTCGTTCACGACGACCGTCTCGGCAAGAGTCATCAAGGTATTGGAAAACGGAAACTATTTTATCTCCGGAAAACGTGAGATCCTGATCGATGATCAAAAGCAGATCATACAAGTCAGCGGCGTGATAAGACCGTACGATATCAGCCAGAATAACCAGATAAGCTCTTCACAAATGAGCGATGCAAAGATATTATATAAATCTGAGGGAGATGTAGACCGTGCGACGAAACAGGGATGGGGAACAAAGATCATTCAAAGTATTTGGCCGTTTTAG
- a CDS encoding GatB/YqeY domain-containing protein: protein MSLKDQINTDIKEAMKAKNVVKRDALRLLSSAFKQIEVDERKELTDDDVIKIIQKQIKQRNDSITQYKDAGRDDLVEKESAEIACFEPYLPKQLSDDELSSAIKEIIAKVGAESMKDIGKVMGAASKELAGKADGKRINECAKAILS from the coding sequence ATGAGCTTAAAAGATCAGATAAATACAGACATAAAAGAAGCGATGAAAGCAAAAAACGTAGTAAAACGTGACGCTTTAAGACTCCTTTCCAGTGCATTCAAGCAGATAGAAGTAGATGAAAGAAAAGAGCTTACAGACGATGACGTCATCAAAATTATTCAAAAGCAGATAAAGCAAAGAAACGACTCTATCACGCAGTACAAAGATGCAGGACGTGACGACCTAGTAGAAAAAGAAAGCGCAGAAATAGCATGTTTTGAACCGTACCTTCCGAAGCAGTTAAGTGATGATGAACTAAGCTCCGCAATTAAAGAGATAATTGCAAAAGTCGGTGCTGAATCTATGAAAGATATCGGAAAAGTTATGGGAGCAGCAAGTAAAGAACTTGCAGGAAAAGCAGATGGAAAGCGCATCAATGAGTGTGCGAAAGCGATTCTTTCGTAA
- the trpC gene encoding indole-3-glycerol phosphate synthase TrpC: MILDDIIKRTKEDLEKREKEFSLDWLGRSLAFNARAPRDVVPYLKSTEEDPYRIISEVKKASPSKGVIREDFDPLAIAQAYERGGASAISVLTEPHFFQGDIEYLAGIRRYVGIPLLRKDFIISKYQILEAMVFGADFILLIAAALSKKDLKELLNYTRHLGMEALVEVHDKTDLTKAIYAGADIIGINHRNLQTFEMNMNLSYELIPLIPNGKIIVAESGIYEHGQLEDLSKAGVDAFLVGESLMRQDDVEGALKKLKYGE, translated from the coding sequence ATGATTTTAGACGATATCATAAAAAGAACGAAAGAAGACCTAGAAAAAAGAGAGAAGGAGTTCAGTCTTGACTGGCTCGGGCGCTCTCTTGCTTTTAATGCAAGAGCACCCAGAGACGTGGTGCCGTATCTGAAATCAACAGAAGAAGACCCGTACAGGATCATAAGCGAAGTAAAAAAAGCAAGTCCTTCAAAAGGGGTTATACGCGAAGATTTCGACCCTTTGGCGATAGCACAGGCGTACGAAAGAGGGGGAGCGAGTGCTATTTCCGTTTTGACAGAACCGCACTTCTTTCAGGGAGATATCGAATATCTCGCCGGAATAAGACGCTATGTGGGTATCCCGTTGCTTCGTAAAGATTTTATCATCTCAAAGTATCAGATTTTAGAGGCTATGGTATTTGGAGCCGATTTCATTCTTTTGATCGCTGCCGCGCTTTCTAAAAAAGATCTCAAAGAGCTGCTAAACTATACCCGCCATCTCGGGATGGAAGCATTGGTAGAAGTCCATGACAAAACCGACCTTACAAAAGCCATCTATGCGGGTGCGGATATCATAGGAATAAACCACAGAAATCTGCAGACGTTCGAGATGAACATGAACCTCTCGTACGAGCTTATCCCGCTTATTCCAAACGGCAAGATCATAGTCGCAGAAAGCGGTATCTATGAGCACGGACAGCTTGAAGACTTAAGCAAGGCAGGTGTGGATGCGTTCTTGGTAGGTGAGTCTTTGATGCGTCAAGATGATGTGGAAGGTGCTCTTAAGAAGCTAAAATACGGGGAGTAA
- a CDS encoding YkgJ family cysteine cluster protein, whose product MSDLIRKEGFSYAFDPSQCETCEGRCCTGESGYIYLTQDEIVNIAALLRLDTQSFIEKYLYKKGYRYSIKEVVYEGSNDCIFFDRKMNGCSIYEARPTQCRTFPFWDYFRQRVDEVKQECPGISDD is encoded by the coding sequence ATGTCAGATTTAATAAGAAAAGAGGGCTTCTCTTACGCTTTTGACCCTTCACAGTGTGAGACCTGCGAAGGGAGATGCTGTACCGGCGAGAGCGGCTATATCTATCTTACACAAGACGAGATAGTGAACATCGCAGCACTGCTGCGACTCGATACGCAGAGTTTTATCGAGAAATATCTTTATAAAAAAGGGTATAGATACTCCATAAAAGAGGTAGTGTACGAAGGTTCCAACGACTGTATATTTTTTGACAGAAAAATGAACGGATGCAGTATATATGAGGCCAGACCGACTCAATGCAGAACATTCCCTTTTTGGGATTATTTTAGACAGAGAGTAGATGAAGTAAAACAAGAGTGTCCAGGGATATCAGATGACTAA
- a CDS encoding methyltransferase: MTLYQPESGYCYNSDSLYLYKFIDSFHPRGRMLDVGAGCGVVGLLVARDNQKVELHAVEKQEIFVKYAEKNAKANEINYNIHHMDFLEYEDEKGFDYIISNPPFYHEGASKSEDEMLYHARYNVNLPLKQFFGRVAKLLTPKGHFIFCYDAKQFAIICALLSEAKLRVVDVQFVHSKIDRSASLVMLHVRKNSKSLLNVLPPFIAFDGDRFSKASESVYEKAGTNSIKCQI, from the coding sequence ATGACACTTTATCAGCCCGAATCAGGGTATTGTTACAATAGCGATTCTTTATATCTGTATAAGTTTATAGACTCTTTTCATCCGCGCGGAAGGATGCTCGATGTAGGTGCCGGATGCGGAGTTGTAGGACTTTTAGTAGCAAGAGATAATCAAAAAGTCGAGCTCCATGCCGTTGAAAAGCAGGAGATATTTGTAAAATATGCCGAAAAAAACGCAAAAGCAAACGAAATAAATTATAATATACACCATATGGATTTTTTAGAGTATGAGGATGAAAAGGGGTTTGACTATATCATCTCAAACCCGCCTTTTTATCACGAGGGCGCATCAAAAAGTGAAGATGAGATGCTTTACCATGCGAGATACAACGTGAACCTCCCGTTAAAACAGTTTTTCGGCAGAGTAGCAAAGCTTTTAACACCGAAGGGGCATTTTATATTTTGTTACGATGCAAAACAGTTCGCAATTATCTGCGCTCTGCTCTCTGAAGCAAAATTAAGAGTAGTTGATGTACAATTCGTACATTCAAAGATAGACAGAAGTGCATCGCTGGTAATGCTGCATGTAAGAAAAAATTCTAAATCACTTTTAAATGTACTGCCGCCTTTCATAGCTTTTGACGGAGACAGATTTTCAAAAGCTTCGGAGTCAGTATATGAAAAAGCGGGGACAAACAGCATAAAATGTCAGATTTAA
- the kdsB gene encoding 3-deoxy-manno-octulosonate cytidylyltransferase, with product MIIIPARLASTRFPQKVLADIGGLPMVVRTAKAVMSVDDVVVATDDELILSTCKDHDIKAMMTSTTHKSGTDRINECAQLLDIADDEIIINVQADEPFIETAVVKALIDRLDTLKKKNEPFIMGSCYNAINKEAAQDPNLVKVILDDANNAIYFSRSPIPYDRSGDASYFGHIGIYGFTKKSLYEFCNLSDAPIEDIEKLEQLRAIYHQKKISMVKVSSTGFGIDTEEDLKKAKEIFLK from the coding sequence ATGATAATCATCCCGGCACGTTTGGCGTCCACGAGATTTCCTCAAAAAGTTCTGGCAGATATCGGCGGTCTGCCGATGGTCGTTCGCACGGCAAAAGCAGTAATGTCTGTAGACGACGTAGTCGTTGCGACCGATGACGAGCTTATACTCTCTACCTGCAAAGATCACGATATCAAAGCCATGATGACCTCGACCACCCATAAAAGCGGAACGGACCGTATTAACGAATGTGCACAGCTTTTGGATATCGCAGATGATGAGATCATCATAAACGTACAGGCAGATGAGCCTTTTATTGAAACAGCCGTAGTCAAAGCACTCATAGACAGGCTTGACACGCTTAAAAAGAAAAACGAACCTTTCATCATGGGAAGCTGTTATAACGCTATTAACAAAGAAGCTGCACAGGATCCAAATCTTGTAAAAGTAATACTTGACGATGCAAACAACGCCATCTATTTTTCAAGATCGCCTATTCCCTATGACAGAAGCGGAGATGCAAGCTATTTCGGGCATATCGGAATCTACGGATTCACGAAAAAGAGTCTGTATGAGTTTTGCAATCTGAGCGATGCTCCGATAGAAGATATAGAAAAGTTAGAGCAGTTACGTGCGATCTATCATCAAAAGAAGATATCGATGGTAAAAGTTTCGAGTACGGGATTTGGTATAGATACCGAGGAAGATCTAAAAAAAGCGAAAGAGATATTTTTAAAATAG
- the rpsO gene encoding 30S ribosomal protein S15 translates to MALDSAKKLEIIAKYGRSENDTGSSEVQIALLSNRIEELTSHLKVFKKDHASRLGLLKLVGQRRRLMRYFKAKNREAYNKLVADLGIRDNI, encoded by the coding sequence ATGGCTTTAGATTCGGCTAAAAAATTAGAAATTATTGCTAAGTACGGACGTAGTGAAAACGATACGGGTTCAAGCGAAGTTCAAATCGCACTTTTAAGTAACCGTATTGAAGAGTTGACTTCTCACCTTAAAGTGTTTAAAAAAGATCATGCATCTCGTTTAGGTCTGCTAAAACTTGTCGGTCAACGTCGTCGTTTGATGCGTTACTTCAAAGCTAAAAACAGAGAAGCTTACAATAAACTTGTTGCAGACCTCGGTATCCGCGACAACATATAA
- a CDS encoding Rrf2 family transcriptional regulator, with protein MLMTRASEYALLSLVVLAKASGPMDSDTLSKELDISKSFLSKILQSLTRHHILQSFKGVNGGFELIKNSKEITILEVMCAVEGKSPAVFDCSPSINSCPADKAKVCSLWPFLNKLQGKIDDFLDTLTIEDLIEE; from the coding sequence ATGTTAATGACACGCGCGAGCGAATACGCTCTTTTATCTTTGGTTGTTTTGGCGAAAGCTTCCGGTCCTATGGATTCGGATACTTTGTCAAAAGAGCTTGACATCTCCAAAAGTTTTTTATCAAAAATACTGCAGTCTCTCACAAGACATCATATCCTCCAGTCATTTAAGGGAGTAAACGGCGGATTCGAACTTATCAAAAACAGTAAGGAGATAACCATCTTGGAGGTCATGTGTGCCGTAGAGGGAAAAAGTCCGGCGGTTTTTGATTGTTCGCCTTCCATAAACTCCTGCCCTGCGGATAAAGCCAAGGTATGCTCATTATGGCCGTTTTTAAACAAACTTCAGGGGAAAATCGACGATTTCTTAGATACGCTCACCATCGAAGATCTTATAGAAGAGTGA